A section of the Methanothermobacter sp. genome encodes:
- the rpl18a gene encoding 50S ribosomal protein L18Ae: MKTKIFRVKGKFQMGDKLQPFTKELKAIREEEIYERLYSEFGSKHRVPRSKVMIEEIKEISPEEVEDPVVRALVQR; encoded by the coding sequence GAAAACGAAGATATTTAGGGTTAAAGGAAAGTTCCAGATGGGTGATAAACTTCAGCCATTCACAAAGGAACTCAAGGCAATAAGGGAAGAGGAGATCTACGAAAGACTCTACTCAGAATTCGGAAGTAAACACAGGGTTCCAAGAAGCAAGGTTATGATTGAGGAGATAAAGGAGATATCACCCGAGGAGGTAGAGGACCCGGTGGTCAGGGCGCTGGTCCAGAGGTGA